The Novipirellula artificiosorum genome contains a region encoding:
- a CDS encoding 3-keto-disaccharide hydrolase, with protein MNRSLCRSLVTASCFTLSFVLPSVFTAESSAQEPTGKGTVYTEAPENEPSFPLMGEFAGEIKLEDAEPQRIAIQIRPFGKDSFEAIHYNGGLPGENTKSEASGEPLQLIGRRSDEFVILSGGPYVIVVEKDGCIVVDRKGNRIGVLARVVRQSPSMGAPPPKDAMVLFDGSSTDQFTAAQMNEAGLLTQGATIKPMLQDFNLHLEFRLPYMPEADGQSRGNSGIYLQSRYECQILDSFATLPVFNGLGSLYRFRTPDFNMALPPLAWQTYDIQFTAPRWAADGTKIRGAHVTSWVNGVKVQDNIELPSQTGHGKDEAPTLLPTLIQDHGDPVRFRNIWIVDRGLSSGEFPIFPTQEELDALKKQEQEKIEQQKKAAQKKAAREQKEKERKAKEAREAKQEAEQAKQEAEQAKMKAEQALKEAAKQAKQEAEAKATEKVTEVAAEKAAVTEPAAETEAE; from the coding sequence CACCGCTGAAAGCTCAGCGCAAGAACCCACCGGCAAGGGAACGGTCTACACCGAAGCACCGGAAAACGAGCCTAGCTTTCCCTTGATGGGCGAGTTCGCTGGTGAGATCAAGTTAGAGGATGCTGAACCGCAACGGATCGCAATTCAAATCCGTCCTTTTGGCAAGGACTCGTTTGAAGCGATTCATTACAACGGAGGACTGCCGGGGGAAAACACAAAGAGTGAAGCCTCAGGGGAGCCGCTGCAATTGATCGGTCGCCGCAGCGACGAATTCGTCATCCTGTCGGGTGGCCCCTATGTGATTGTGGTTGAGAAAGACGGCTGTATCGTGGTCGATCGCAAAGGAAACCGAATCGGCGTTTTGGCACGCGTTGTTCGTCAGAGCCCCTCGATGGGAGCACCGCCACCCAAGGATGCGATGGTCCTATTCGATGGCTCGTCAACGGATCAGTTCACCGCCGCTCAAATGAATGAAGCGGGGCTGCTCACCCAAGGCGCCACGATCAAACCGATGCTCCAAGACTTCAACCTGCACCTTGAGTTTCGATTGCCCTACATGCCCGAGGCCGATGGCCAGTCACGCGGCAATAGCGGCATTTACCTGCAGAGCCGCTACGAGTGCCAGATCCTTGATTCGTTCGCAACGCTGCCGGTCTTCAATGGCCTTGGCTCGCTCTATCGCTTCCGCACGCCCGACTTCAATATGGCGCTCCCACCACTCGCGTGGCAAACCTATGACATCCAATTCACCGCTCCCCGCTGGGCAGCCGACGGCACGAAGATTCGCGGTGCGCATGTCACCAGTTGGGTGAACGGGGTGAAGGTGCAAGACAACATCGAACTGCCATCGCAAACCGGTCACGGAAAAGACGAAGCCCCCACGCTGCTGCCAACGCTGATTCAAGATCATGGCGATCCGGTTCGTTTTCGAAACATCTGGATTGTCGACCGAGGTTTGTCGAGCGGTGAATTCCCGATCTTCCCAACCCAGGAAGAGCTGGATGCACTGAAAAAGCAAGAGCAGGAGAAAATCGAGCAACAGAAAAAGGCGGCCCAGAAGAAAGCCGCACGCGAGCAAAAGGAAAAAGAACGAAAGGCAAAGGAGGCACGAGAGGCCAAGCAGGAAGCCGAGCAGGCCAAGCAGGAAGCCGAGCAGGCCAAGATGAAAGCCGAACAGGCTTTGAAAGAAGCCGCCAAACAAGCCAAGCAGGAAGCCGAGGCGAAAGCCACAGAAAAGGTGACTGAAGTAGCGGCTGAAAAGGCCGCAGTTACAGAACCAGCTGCGGAAACCGAAGCGGAATAG